The region AAGATGTAGAAACGGAAACGTCTGGGGCTAGGAGTCGTCGTTCGGTAAAGGGGTATCACGTCCCACAGTCAAGTGGCCGAAGTCCGTTTCCGGTCACTTACGCCGCAAACTACAACAAAaaagaggacgaggatttggtCAAGCCGATGTTCAGTTCAATCGTATACAAAATTTCGGTAAGCTTTCTCATTTTCCACTTCCGTATAACACAACAGGATTGATTATCACTGTGAAAAATGATCTTCGACTTTCCTTACAGGATATCCAAAAGACGTTCTTCCTTTTGCTCCTCCTCGTCATCGTCGGTGAGTTTTTCTCGGCACCTGCGATCACCTTGGCTGACTCTGCGGTCATCACTCTTCTCGGCGAGGACGCAGACAGGTGGGAATATTTAGCGGAATGCGGGACTCCTGAACTTGGCACCACCTCCATTCGTTTCAATGTTGAAGGTACGGACACCAGCGTATGTTCGGAAGTCTGGGATGGGGCTTGGCCATGTTCTTCGTCGGAATCGCCCTTGATCACAGCACCGCGTTTCCGGATCATCCCTGCGAGCCAGACgccagagaaaaaaattacaccatTTGCTTCGCCACGTTTAGCGTTCTTATGGGTGCAGCATTGATCACCGCCACGCAGATAAACTTCAAGTATGATTTTCCCGTTGCGGAACCGGTGAGTGGAACTGCAAAGATTGCACGATAAACGACGGTAAAAATTGTGGTTCCTGACTTTCGAGCTATGAACTCGATTCTGTTATTCAGGAAGTGTCAAAACCTGCGGCCGAACCAACCCGGGAAGAACAACTTCAGAGTCAATTGTCCCAGCAGCTGAATTTACCGGGCCTTCAAGATTCGTCGGGAAACCCTGACCCCAAGCCCCAACCACCGGAAGGCAAGGTACAAGCGTTTCGTCTGAACAATTGAAACGAGATCCAAAAAATTCTGCGATCTTCTGTCGATCCGTCGAGTTTAAATAAAATCTTGCTGTCTTCCAGACGAAAATGTTCGCGCAAACAACGCGGGAAATTCCCGAATGGGTCACAGTCCTGAACCAGTTCAAGGACCTGAAGTGCGCGTCCTTTCTCTTCGTCGCATGGTTCATGGGATTTGGAATAGGGCTGATATTCACTTTCCTCTTCTGGCACCTGCAGGACTACGGAGGAAGTCCGACGCTCTTCGGAGTAGCCTCGGTGATCAATCACATATCCGAGATCTTCGCCTACTTCTTCAGCTTCAAGTTAATCCGACAAATCGGGCACGTCAAGGTCGGCAAAACACTCCCTCAAATCGCGACcacaataatcacgaccatTCGATCGGAATACCAATGACTCTTGTTCGAACAGGTCCTCTGTCTGGGACTAGTCGGCAACATACTGCGCTTCTTGTACATTTCGTGGCTGAAGAATCCTTGGTGGGTTCTCCCTTTCGAATTCATGCAGGGAATCACCCACGCCGCAGTTTGGGCAGCCTGCTGCAGCTACATCGCTCACAACACGCCACCCCAGCTGAGATCAAGCGCTCAAGGTGTTCTCCAGGGTCTTCATCACGGATTGGGTCGAGGATGCGGTGCCGTCATCGGTGGAATGTTTGTCGCCAGTTACGGTGAGCTCAGGATTGACGAATCGCTAATAAATCACGACGACAGGCTCGACTTTGAACACGGATCCGTTTCAGGCACCACAGCAACCTTCCGAGCCTATGGCCTGGTCTGCATAGGAGTCTTGGCCGCGTTTATATTCATAAACTTTTACCGAAAGGACACGGGATTCGTCTCGGAACTACCACAGACGGAAGACCCTCACCAAGTGGCCGAAGCAACGCATTTGGCCCCGCACGGAGTTCCCAGCAACGCAATTCCTCGGGCTTTGAGCTCGAGTCGACTTCACGAGCTGGCCAATCAGGAACCGGGATACGGTGCCACTTATCAGACGTCAGGTGGAAACCTGGATATTCCCGGTGGTAACGGAGGCAAGTTTCAGGGATGGTTTCTCACTCTTACGCGCTTCACAGAATTCGCgacgaaattttctttctatccTCTTTTCGCAGGGAACACTAATCCTACGAATCCATTCCTGAACGGcggaggaggcggaggaggcGGTGGAGGTGGAGGCGGTGGTTATAATTACGGAGTGGCCGGCAAAGGGGAAGATGAATTTATTCGTAGGAGCTTCCAGGTCGAGCATGGAATATCCCGTTAATATCGATATTAGACGTTCATTATGTTGTTTGCCCGATAGTGTCGAATGATCAAATCTTCGCGTCTCGCAGTGTCGCGTCCAGTCAAATACGGTACATAACACGCACATAACATACCTTGACGCACAGTACTTGTActatattatatgtgtatattacaTTTACATGCTTTCTTCGCCCAGCTACAGCGTTAAAAACCGCACATTTTACGTTAGctctttattattttacatcaCCGTCGTTGTCCTGATTTTTTAACTGAGATACGCACTTGTTAGCTCGCTTCTTGGTCGACAAGAATTTTCTCCCGCATGCGTATACCTTTGTACGCCAATCGCCGAGTGGATGTGAAGAAATGTACCAATACGATTCGTTTAACATATTATTCTGCTTGGCAGATCTACAGTGAAGTGGTCGGGAGGGAATACGACTTGGCAAAAGTACCGGAGACCTATCTCCACGCCCAACAGCCCTGCACTAATCCGTTTCACCAGCACGACTACGAGTGGTAACCCAATTGATTATACCGATGAGACAGGACGCGTCGCAGAATTTAACCGTCTTGTTATTTCTCACTCGAGTCTTATATAtggtattatacatattacattaTTGCAATTTACGTTTAAAGATAATCGATTGGATCGCTTGTTTGGGAAACAACAAACGAACAACATATCTCGCTATTGATATTACGTTTAAGTAGGTACGCACCTTTGCATggcgtgaacaaaaaaaaaaaaatttgcgtaatccgctgtgaaaattattatttatgtattacGTATCGTCAACTGGTTAACTgacgaattaaattttctgcCATTCATGCAAAAATAAGCAGGGATCAAATTCACGAATTGGGAATGGCTTAAGAGGATAGTAGATACCGCGAACGGGGTAATCAAGTTTCGATGTAATCGGCTACATCGAAGGGTTTTTCTATTTGCGCATTTTTAAATACGATTCATAAAGTCGCGTCACGAACGTTACCCGAGATTTATGTCTAATGATATTCGGTTGTACATGAAAAATATCTCgccatgtgaaaaaaaaattactcaactAGTAATCGGAACGTTTGTAATTTGGAgagcaaaatttttaccaatattTGACAAGATTACACTTCTAAAGAAGCACCCCAGTTCCTCGGAGACGTTATACCCTTTTTCAAAGtgtaaaaatacgaaaccTGTAAAGAAACACTTTTAATCCAACCTACACACATCGTGGgattgtaatttatattatataaatatatttaacgaTAAATATAACGCAGAATGATTTGGAATGCCGCACTGGAAAATTTATACCTGCGGGTATATATTATGCTCGTGAGTGATGAATGTATAAAAGTCGtacggaaaaaattacaaagaaatTTAACACCGATCATTCGGTTGGTAATAGATTCGAGACCGAAAGTTGTTCTTAAGGATTTTCATATCTTAAAACATGAATatcacaatttgaaaaaacattattatacaaagTTTCCCAATATAGACG is a window of Neodiprion fabricii isolate iyNeoFabr1 chromosome 6, iyNeoFabr1.1, whole genome shotgun sequence DNA encoding:
- the LOC124184716 gene encoding major facilitator superfamily domain-containing protein 6 — encoded protein: MQNYGHEDYDYETGTGHDGVARSLPSVPGQPGGLGVPAAPGIRPIVDPQAQGEVDPTVYPQPKEATHKIRGKSDILEYLFGSVDQELLTVKTFYFFFYSAFGSLFPLMGVYFKQMGMNAGQCGLLIGSRPFVEFLSAPFWGSLADRWQKGKMILLASLSCWIIFTLPLGFIEPPAISCMVLENDVPMLKNPERDTRIGKRSVSMESYYRPDDDMTDLETADNVVFERIRRDVGGSEYDHRRSSKRVRASSDHGNRVTRETHLDPEDGVAEDLEYKQFMESEEIPDPSVQSVDLKSLERRNRPADVLEYKRFLKNEPLDESRPPKKAYTKSKTHVKPPREKVMVKRNIVSRGSDILRHHRYKKLGKRETNSRQIVASKNDIYGMSVKGLRKLMFVEDVETETSGARSRRSVKGYHVPQSSGRSPFPVTYAANYNKKEDEDLVKPMFSSIVYKISDIQKTFFLLLLLVIVGEFFSAPAITLADSAVITLLGEDADRYGHQRMFGSLGWGLAMFFVGIALDHSTAFPDHPCEPDAREKNYTICFATFSVLMGAALITATQINFKYDFPVAEPEVSKPAAEPTREEQLQSQLSQQLNLPGLQDSSGNPDPKPQPPEGKTKMFAQTTREIPEWVTVLNQFKDLKCASFLFVAWFMGFGIGLIFTFLFWHLQDYGGSPTLFGVASVINHISEIFAYFFSFKLIRQIGHVKVLCLGLVGNILRFLYISWLKNPWWVLPFEFMQGITHAAVWAACCSYIAHNTPPQLRSSAQGVLQGLHHGLGRGCGAVIGGMFVASYGTTATFRAYGLVCIGVLAAFIFINFYRKDTGFVSELPQTEDPHQVAEATHLAPHGVPSNAIPRALSSSRLHELANQEPGYGATYQTSGGNLDIPGGNGGNTNPTNPFLNGGGGGGGGGGGGGGYNYGVAGKGEDEFIRRSFQIYSEVVGREYDLAKVPETYLHAQQPCTNPFHQHDYEW